The Hyphomicrobiales bacterium genome has a window encoding:
- a CDS encoding hypothetical protein (Evidence 5 : Unknown function): MPLRLRAGPGRHAGRHVGWCRLSLRQWRADPLAWLRQPARRHPGLARGRRRFAQALAAGLRHGRGRQAVPGCRRRAARCGGGRAAAWRALSGRAAGQRLPACGTRPSPRPGGRLRHSADLIGEAEMGGSYDKASQHEPSRDTPASELIVRLRRVLRPEGLDCACRETLDGALDRFDQLERRREARRRLTDARDHKIRIEALLSFLTDLDTLTEAETDRSVFEEMALLFVEITRSADARPVDPFKPPAICVSATCRQLAPPSVAVQRETDASAAVMEKTDVPDHSCRRADGAGGRRRECRRSRGEDAQQGCRRRHGVRARAGEDRAGRYREVRADRQEPQRGEHSRDAAGRGRAVCRQDERAGRRHLQGSRCLRHSVQAALRHGHGRDGRGRRADQHRRRQHRRRQGPR; this comes from the coding sequence TTGCCGCTTCGTCTGCGAGCAGGACCCGGACGGCATGCCGGTCGCCACGTTGGATGGTGCCGGCTTTCTCTCCGTCAATGGCGTGCAGACCCTCTCGCATGGCTGCGCCAGCCTGCTCGGCGACATCCCGGCCTTGCGCGAGGCCGGCGTCGCTTCGCTCAGGCTCTCGCCGCAGGACTGCGACATGGTCGCGGTCGTCAGGCTGTTCCGGGATGTCGTCGAAGGGCGGCTCGGTGCGGAGGAGGCCGAGCAGCGGCTTGGCGCGCTCTATCCGGACGTGCCGCTGGCCAACGGCTTCCTGCATGCGGCACCCGGCCATCTCCACGTCCGGGCGGGCGCCTGAGGCACAGCGCAGACCTCATAGGGGAGGCGGAGATGGGCGGCAGCTACGACAAGGCCTCGCAGCACGAGCCCAGCCGGGACACGCCGGCGAGCGAGCTGATCGTCCGGTTGCGGCGCGTGCTGCGACCGGAGGGGCTCGATTGCGCCTGCCGCGAGACGCTGGACGGCGCTCTCGACCGCTTCGACCAACTTGAACGCCGGCGCGAGGCGCGGCGGCGTCTCACTGATGCGCGCGACCACAAGATCCGGATCGAGGCGCTGCTGTCCTTCCTCACCGATCTCGACACCCTGACCGAGGCCGAGACTGATCGCAGCGTCTTCGAGGAGATGGCGCTGCTGTTCGTCGAAATCACGCGCAGCGCGGATGCGCGACCTGTAGATCCGTTCAAACCTCCCGCAATTTGCGTTAGCGCAACATGCCGCCAGCTCGCTCCTCCTAGTGTTGCGGTGCAGCGAGAAACCGATGCGTCTGCTGCAGTGATGGAGAAGACGGATGTTCCGGACCATTCTTGCCGGCGCGCTGATGGCGCTGGCGGTCGTCGGCGCGAATGCCGCCGAAGTCGAGGTGAAGATGCTCAACAAGGGTGCCGCCGGCGCCATGGTGTTCGAGCCCGCGCTGGTGAAGATCGCGCCGGGCGATACCGTGAAGTTCGTGCCGACCGACAAGAGCCACAACGCGGAGAGCATTCCCGAGATGCTGCCGGCCGGGGCCGAGCCGTTTGCCGGCAAGATGAACGAGCAGGTCGACGTCACCTTCAAGGAAGCCGGTGTCTACGGCATTCGGTGCAAGCCGCATTACGGCATGGGCATGGTCGCGATGGTCGTGGTCGGAGAGCCGACCAACATCGACGCCGCCAGCACCGGCGCCGCCAAGGCCCCCGGTAA
- a CDS encoding Pseudoazurin has protein sequence MFRTILAGALMALAVVGANAAEVEVKMLNKGAAGAMVFEPALVKIAPGDTVKFVPTDKSHNAESIPEMLPAGAEPFAGKMNEQVDVTFKEAGVYGIRCKPHYGMGMVAMVVVGEPTNIDAASTGAAKAPGKAKQVFADLIAKAGQIAKAQEFDTRRSGAAGSCPAAGRTEAHGTYTATASL, from the coding sequence ATGTTCCGGACCATTCTTGCCGGCGCGCTGATGGCGCTGGCGGTCGTCGGCGCGAATGCCGCCGAAGTCGAGGTGAAGATGCTCAACAAGGGTGCCGCCGGCGCCATGGTGTTCGAGCCCGCGCTGGTGAAGATCGCGCCGGGCGATACCGTGAAGTTCGTGCCGACCGACAAGAGCCACAACGCGGAGAGCATTCCCGAGATGCTGCCGGCCGGGGCCGAGCCGTTTGCCGGCAAGATGAACGAGCAGGTCGACGTCACCTTCAAGGAAGCCGGTGTCTACGGCATTCGGTGCAAGCCGCATTACGGCATGGGCATGGTCGCGATGGTCGTGGTCGGAGAGCCGACCAACATCGACGCCGCCAGCACCGGCGCCGCCAAGGCCCCCGGTAAGGCGAAGCAGGTTTTCGCTGATCTTATCGCCAAGGCAGGCCAGATCGCCAAGGCGCAGGAGTTCGACACCCGGCGATCGGGCGCGGCCGGGTCTTGCCCGGCCGCCGGAAGGACGGAAGCCCATGGCACCTATACCGCGACTGCGAGCCTATGA